One part of the Dermacentor silvarum isolate Dsil-2018 chromosome 6, BIME_Dsil_1.4, whole genome shotgun sequence genome encodes these proteins:
- the LOC125946187 gene encoding uncharacterized protein LOC125946187 codes for MDVLTVSPAVQRLLLDLVAKDTERSTQDSAENPAHSSEAGDAVCPGPSQDADGPSVTKKRRHATCDWTPGETKLLLDRYSNYFPQVGPMKKFKNKKCMFAKIAQDIKDVAGSIWTGDQCCTRYKTVCKRKKSACVQNSQSGNSPQLVEYEDELEKIRHLDDSLEPEVVRDSAGVVSQKTSSQPSPASSQSESTDNSSSLSGSCEQKDDDHKKKKKRKRQEREHQPRAPHEGFPRRNSRN; via the exons ATGGATGTTCTTACGGTCAGTCCTGCTGTTCAGCGCCTTTTGCTGGATTTGGTGGCCAAGGACACAGAACGCTCAACGCAGG ATTCAGCCGAGAATCCTGCGCATTCTTCCGAGGCTG GTGATGCTGTGTGCCCTGGTCCTTCGCAAGACGCAGATGGACCCAGTGTGACCAAGAAACGACGAC ATGCAACATGTGACTGGACACCAGGGGAAACAAAACTCCTCCTTGATCGCTACTCCAACTACTTCCCACAAGTAGGCCCAatgaaaaaatttaaaaacaaaaagTGCATGTTTGCAAAAATTGCGCAGGATATTAAAGATGTGGCTGGCTCAATCTGGACAGGTGATCAATGCTGCACACGGTATAAAACTgtgtgcaaaagaaagaaaagtgcatGTGTCCAGAACAGCCAGTCTGGAAACTCTCCCCAACTGGTGGAGTATGAAGATGAGCTCGAAAAAATCAGACACCTGGATGACAGCTTAGAGCCGGAAGTTGTCCGTGATTCCGCTGGTGTGGTATCACAGAAGACGTCATCACAACCCTCACCAGCCAGTTCACAGAGTGAAAGTACGGACAACAGTTCCAGCCTATCTGGATCATGTGAACAGAAAGATGatgaccacaaaaaaaaaaaaaaaagaaaaaggcaagaGAGAGAGCACCAGCCGCGCGCACCACATGAAGGTTTTCCTCGACGAAATTCAAGAAATTGA